The proteins below are encoded in one region of Candidatus Saccharimonadales bacterium:
- the rplB gene encoding 50S ribosomal protein L2, which translates to MAIKSYKPTSPARRGMTTHDTAAVTAQRPKKSLTVAKKQQSGRNNTGKITTRHRGGGAKRRYRKLDFKLNDGVVATVESIEYDPNRSAHVALVKSADDAYAYVLATSKMGVGDKIEVGPEVAITAGNRLPLGSIPLGSTIHNIELTIGRGGQLVRSAGARAQLTSKEGDWAYVRLPSGEVRLIHQNCYATLGSVGNEQHQNIKIGSAGRNRRKGKRPSVRGKAMNPADHGMGGGEGQSSPGRHPVTPWGKKAIGRKTRRRKRGDDMIIRSRSKKRR; encoded by the coding sequence ATGGCTATTAAGAGTTATAAACCCACCTCGCCAGCCCGACGCGGCATGACTACGCACGATACCGCCGCCGTTACGGCGCAGCGGCCCAAGAAGTCACTGACCGTGGCCAAGAAACAGCAGTCAGGGCGGAATAACACCGGAAAGATTACTACCCGTCACCGCGGTGGAGGTGCTAAACGGCGCTACCGCAAGCTAGATTTCAAGCTGAACGATGGTGTGGTAGCTACGGTCGAATCGATCGAGTATGACCCTAATCGTAGCGCTCACGTCGCCTTAGTGAAGAGTGCTGATGATGCCTACGCCTATGTCTTAGCCACTAGTAAGATGGGAGTCGGCGATAAGATCGAGGTTGGACCTGAAGTAGCCATTACGGCCGGCAACCGTTTACCACTTGGCAGCATCCCGCTCGGAAGTACGATTCATAACATCGAGTTGACGATCGGTCGCGGCGGCCAGCTCGTTCGTAGTGCCGGGGCGCGAGCCCAACTAACTTCAAAGGAAGGCGACTGGGCCTACGTCCGCCTGCCCAGTGGTGAGGTGCGCTTGATTCACCAGAACTGTTACGCTACACTAGGCAGCGTTGGTAACGAGCAGCACCAAAATATAAAGATTGGTAGTGCTGGTCGTAATCGCCGTAAAGGCAAACGTCCGAGTGTACGTGGTAAAGCAATGAACCCAGCCGATCACGGTATGGGCGGTGGAGAAGGCCAGTCAAGTCCTGGTCGCCACCCTGTTACACCTTGGGGCAAGAAAGCCATTGGCCGTAAAACCCGCCGTCGTAAACGTGGCGATGATATGATTATTCGCTCACGCAGCAAGAAGAGGAGATAG
- the rpmC gene encoding 50S ribosomal protein L29 yields the protein MMLADLRKESTTELEKLLAKTQGEWLEFMTDVRTKEVSDNRRGRKLRRDIARIKTVIREKELN from the coding sequence ATGATGTTGGCCGATCTACGTAAAGAATCGACTACGGAATTAGAGAAACTGCTTGCCAAGACCCAGGGGGAATGGTTAGAATTTATGACTGATGTCCGTACTAAGGAAGTGAGTGATAATCGTCGGGGCCGTAAATTGCGCCGGGATATTGCTCGTATTAAAACGGTCATTCGGGAAAAGGAGCTAAACTAA
- the rpsC gene encoding 30S ribosomal protein S3 — MGHKVNPISMRLQVNKDWKSKWFANKRDYASALHEDIKIRDLIERQLDRRAAVDRVEIERSPNAIAVNLFTARPGVVIGRGGENVDALKQKLAKLIDSPITLNIEEVKKPELHAKLVADNIASQLERRISFRRAIKSTADATMRSGAKGVKIIVSGRLNGSEMARTEKEVLGSIPLHTIRANIDYAKVTAVTTYGVIGVKVWVYQGEE; from the coding sequence ATGGGTCATAAAGTTAATCCCATCAGCATGCGTCTGCAAGTGAATAAGGACTGGAAGTCCAAGTGGTTTGCTAACAAACGCGATTATGCCAGTGCACTACATGAAGATATTAAGATTCGTGATCTAATTGAGCGCCAGCTTGACCGCCGCGCCGCTGTAGATCGAGTTGAGATCGAGCGTTCACCAAACGCCATAGCCGTTAATCTCTTCACTGCTCGTCCCGGGGTAGTAATTGGCCGCGGGGGCGAAAATGTCGATGCCTTAAAGCAAAAGCTGGCCAAGCTGATCGACTCTCCTATCACTCTTAACATCGAAGAGGTTAAGAAGCCGGAACTACACGCCAAACTAGTGGCTGATAATATCGCTTCCCAGCTCGAGCGGCGTATCTCTTTCCGTCGGGCGATTAAGTCTACAGCCGATGCCACTATGCGTTCCGGTGCTAAAGGGGTGAAGATTATCGTGTCTGGCCGTCTGAACGGGTCAGAGATGGCGCGCACCGAGAAAGAAGTACTCGGATCGATTCCGCTACACACTATCCGAGCTAATATCGACTACGCTAAGGTTACTGCGGTCACCACTTACGGCGTTATCGGCGTTAAAGTATGGGTTTACCAGGGCGAGGAGTAA
- a CDS encoding DUF3152 domain-containing protein has translation MKRIGRLFTNYLSRRSTRLVLAAVALLIAALALTWVYYQPVRAEVDYTACDISYGEVVGEWSGSEDSEWDRSGVHYQVRRFSLQAHAPDVARPNTIEAVPSRLSTGGGDGCIEEFDETIDTTAEFYRYNGARTQAIRFGVPDLGDTNTGGRFFRPISRAESRADLSVPVYATHPTAAAVWVDDGGSAEILIEAEATPLWCINGSDCHDIIDHEAAPYPAKGQGYQFVTDNCPAAISCNAEWYDATILSRLTTAEATPVAPFDLRLSAVSTWAPTIGTEMLLVFAYPTEVELDVALNAESDTFDPGASFDLTAHISKVGPLVTEGQLQLETAEQPADSPASTRVLTATELATLNQTDVLKLTFPVTIAPTAERGACYQLQLALTGVTENRSITGFDYCITPPDPEPTSPASLATHFTYSVNTRGETESDLSQFKAQAAATLNDARGWAQAGVSTTAVSSGGDFILWLAAPDTMTSFSSACSAEYSCRVGQNVVINDARWQNATSAWNSAGGSLRDYRHMVINHEVGHFLGHGHYGCPAPGARAPVMQQQSIDLDGCKFNPWPLPFELAAI, from the coding sequence ATGAAACGAATCGGGCGGCTGTTTACCAATTATTTAAGCCGACGATCGACTCGGCTTGTCCTAGCGGCAGTAGCTTTACTCATAGCAGCTTTAGCCTTGACATGGGTTTACTACCAACCGGTGCGAGCCGAAGTCGACTACACCGCCTGTGATATTAGCTATGGTGAGGTGGTAGGTGAATGGAGTGGTAGCGAGGATAGCGAGTGGGATCGTTCCGGTGTGCACTATCAAGTGCGCCGTTTCTCACTCCAGGCGCATGCACCTGATGTGGCTCGGCCCAATACAATTGAGGCCGTACCGTCCCGACTTAGTACCGGAGGAGGGGATGGCTGTATCGAGGAGTTCGACGAAACTATAGATACGACGGCCGAGTTCTATCGCTACAACGGAGCCCGCACTCAGGCTATTCGCTTCGGTGTGCCCGATCTGGGTGATACCAATACGGGTGGCAGGTTTTTCCGTCCGATCAGCCGAGCAGAGAGTAGGGCTGATTTAAGCGTTCCGGTTTATGCCACTCATCCTACAGCGGCCGCAGTTTGGGTTGATGATGGAGGGAGTGCCGAGATACTAATAGAGGCCGAGGCGACACCGCTCTGGTGCATTAATGGTTCAGACTGTCACGATATTATCGACCATGAGGCCGCTCCGTATCCAGCGAAAGGGCAGGGCTATCAGTTTGTGACCGATAACTGTCCGGCGGCAATTAGCTGTAACGCTGAATGGTACGATGCCACTATTCTTTCCCGCCTCACTACAGCTGAGGCTACCCCAGTAGCACCTTTCGATCTTCGACTCTCGGCTGTTTCAACCTGGGCCCCGACTATCGGGACTGAAATGTTGTTGGTCTTTGCCTACCCTACCGAAGTAGAGTTAGATGTAGCCTTGAATGCTGAGAGTGATACGTTCGATCCAGGTGCTAGTTTCGACCTCACCGCTCATATCTCTAAGGTAGGACCTCTTGTTACGGAGGGACAGCTCCAGCTAGAGACAGCCGAACAACCTGCCGACTCCCCGGCCTCAACCCGGGTGTTAACAGCCACAGAGTTAGCGACCTTAAATCAAACCGATGTGCTTAAACTTACATTTCCGGTCACTATTGCTCCAACTGCTGAGCGCGGAGCCTGCTACCAGCTACAGTTAGCTCTTACTGGTGTTACGGAAAATCGATCTATAACTGGATTTGACTACTGCATTACTCCGCCGGATCCTGAACCTACCTCACCAGCATCACTCGCAACACACTTTACCTATAGTGTTAATACCCGGGGTGAGACGGAGTCTGATTTGAGCCAGTTTAAGGCTCAAGCGGCCGCTACCTTGAATGATGCACGTGGTTGGGCACAGGCCGGGGTTTCAACTACAGCTGTATCGAGCGGTGGCGATTTCATTTTATGGTTAGCTGCACCAGATACTATGACTAGCTTCTCATCCGCCTGTTCGGCCGAATACAGCTGTCGGGTGGGGCAGAACGTGGTAATTAACGATGCACGATGGCAAAACGCTACGTCGGCTTGGAACTCGGCTGGTGGTAGTTTGCGTGACTACCGTCATATGGTAATTAACCATGAGGTGGGACATTTCTTAGGTCATGGTCATTATGGCTGCCCAGCTCCAGGTGCTCGCGCCCCTGTGATGCAACAGCAGTCGATCGATTTAGATGGCTGTAAGTTTAACCCCTGGCCGTTGCCGTTCGAACTAGCTGCAATTTAA
- the rplN gene encoding 50S ribosomal protein L14: MIQQETKLKVADNSGAKQIQCIRVLGGTGRRYAKLGDVFVASVKSATPGATVKKKEVVRAVLVRSVRINRRPDGSTIRFDDNAAVIIDAGNNPRGTRVFGPIARELRDKQFTRIISLAPEVL, translated from the coding sequence ATGATTCAGCAAGAGACAAAACTTAAAGTGGCCGATAATAGCGGCGCTAAACAGATTCAGTGTATTCGAGTGCTCGGCGGTACCGGTCGTCGTTATGCTAAATTGGGCGATGTCTTTGTAGCTAGTGTTAAATCGGCTACGCCGGGTGCTACTGTGAAGAAGAAAGAAGTAGTTCGGGCCGTACTAGTCCGTTCGGTACGAATTAATCGCCGCCCAGACGGTTCCACTATTCGGTTTGACGATAATGCTGCCGTTATCATCGATGCCGGTAACAATCCCCGCGGTACTCGTGTGTTTGGTCCGATCGCTCGTGAGCTACGTGATAAGCAGTTTACCCGAATTATATCCTTAGCTCCGGAGGTACTGTAA
- the rplV gene encoding 50S ribosomal protein L22, which translates to MKAIANGLRVPPRKMNMVAALVRKRDVTDALVILDHTPRRAAQALREVIKSAAANAEHNDKVDPSKLEIAAINVGTGGMIKRMRPNARLSVRPYRHRLSNVTVSLQTKGDK; encoded by the coding sequence GTGAAAGCTATTGCTAACGGTCTCCGGGTTCCACCACGCAAGATGAATATGGTAGCTGCATTGGTGCGTAAGCGCGACGTGACGGACGCTTTAGTTATTCTGGACCATACCCCCCGTCGGGCCGCTCAGGCTTTACGTGAAGTTATCAAGAGTGCCGCCGCTAATGCCGAACACAACGATAAGGTCGACCCATCCAAGTTAGAGATCGCCGCTATAAACGTCGGTACCGGCGGTATGATTAAGCGGATGCGGCCCAATGCGCGTCTCAGCGTTCGTCCCTATCGTCACCGCCTAAGTAATGTAACCGTCTCACTGCAGACGAAAGGAGATAAGTAA
- the rplW gene encoding 50S ribosomal protein L23 gives MILRPVISEKAITLTDNDNTYAFFVPKTANKITIKQAIEERYGVGVELVRTSVVKGKSKQMPVKRGRLVITGRRSDQKKAYVTLKEGDSITIFEGSE, from the coding sequence ATGATTTTACGCCCAGTAATCTCTGAGAAAGCAATCACCTTAACTGATAACGACAATACTTATGCTTTCTTCGTGCCCAAGACAGCTAACAAAATCACTATTAAGCAGGCTATCGAGGAGCGTTACGGCGTTGGAGTTGAGCTAGTGCGTACCAGTGTAGTTAAGGGCAAGTCGAAACAGATGCCGGTGAAAAGGGGACGACTCGTCATTACCGGTCGTCGCAGTGACCAGAAGAAGGCCTATGTCACACTGAAGGAAGGCGACAGTATCACTATATTTGAGGGGAGTGAATAA
- the rplP gene encoding 50S ribosomal protein L16: MLLPKKTKYRKAMKGRINGVAQRGNAISFGSYGLQSLGTDRVTSRQIEAARRAMTRYIKRGGKIWIRIFPDLPVSRKPNETAMGKGKGAPEFFVARVRPGTMLFEMSGVTEEIAREAMRLASHKLPVKTRFLVRHVPGESE, from the coding sequence ATGTTATTACCGAAGAAGACCAAATATAGAAAGGCGATGAAGGGACGGATTAATGGTGTAGCTCAGCGAGGCAATGCTATCAGTTTCGGTAGTTATGGCCTACAGTCGCTCGGCACCGACCGGGTAACCTCTCGCCAAATCGAGGCCGCCCGTCGGGCTATGACTCGCTATATTAAGCGGGGTGGTAAGATCTGGATTCGGATCTTTCCGGATCTGCCTGTCAGTCGCAAGCCGAACGAGACCGCAATGGGTAAGGGTAAGGGCGCGCCAGAGTTCTTTGTGGCTCGTGTCCGTCCCGGTACTATGCTGTTTGAAATGTCTGGTGTGACGGAAGAGATCGCGCGGGAAGCAATGCGTCTGGCGAGCCATAAGTTACCGGTTAAGACGCGCTTTTTAGTTCGTCACGTACCTGGGGAGAGTGAATGA
- the rplC gene encoding 50S ribosomal protein L3, with protein MADQLDNSAETKSSTTTAAQPAANGVKALLGRKLGMTQIFTANGEAKAVTLIQAGPCVVTAVRDQLKDGYQAVQIGYGEAKRLNQAQSGHLAKSGANSAVLREIRGEFECAVGDTLDVNTFVPGEKLTVSGVSKGKGFAGTIKRHNFSRGPMSHGSRNKRRPGSIGSMYPQKIFKGKKMAGRMGNENVTLKNLSIEVVDSENHILAIAGAVPGRRGSLLLVKGQN; from the coding sequence ATGGCAGACCAGTTAGACAATTCAGCTGAGACCAAAAGCTCAACTACTACCGCCGCCCAGCCAGCAGCTAATGGGGTAAAGGCGCTACTCGGGCGTAAACTCGGTATGACGCAGATATTCACGGCTAACGGTGAGGCTAAGGCCGTGACTTTAATCCAGGCCGGCCCCTGTGTGGTAACTGCTGTTCGTGATCAACTCAAGGACGGTTATCAGGCGGTACAGATCGGCTACGGAGAGGCCAAGCGGCTCAACCAAGCCCAGAGCGGACACTTAGCTAAAAGTGGAGCTAACTCGGCTGTCTTGCGCGAAATTCGCGGTGAGTTCGAGTGCGCTGTTGGCGACACTCTCGATGTAAATACCTTTGTACCTGGGGAGAAGCTGACAGTGAGTGGGGTCAGTAAGGGAAAAGGTTTCGCCGGCACAATAAAGCGCCATAATTTTAGCCGCGGCCCAATGAGCCACGGCTCTCGTAACAAGCGCCGTCCCGGTAGTATCGGCTCGATGTATCCGCAGAAAATCTTTAAAGGTAAGAAGATGGCTGGGCGGATGGGTAATGAAAACGTCACCCTTAAGAACCTGTCTATCGAGGTGGTGGATAGTGAAAATCATATTTTAGCTATTGCCGGCGCTGTTCCGGGTCGCCGGGGTAGCTTACTCTTAGTGAAGGGGCAGAACTAA
- the rplD gene encoding 50S ribosomal protein L4 codes for MAQAITFTKTGAKATKQTTLPKELFDHEVKSYTLLRQAYEAYEHNGRSSTARVKTRGEVRGGGRKPWRQKGTGNARAGSIRSPIWRGGGITFGPTGEENYTKKLNTTAKRRALTQALSLKAAAKSVYTIETIELKENKTKELAQLLAKLDMGRRIIVVVENKTPELTRAANNLPEVSLMQASYLNVKTVLDADGLLFVGKAMEVLATQMEKK; via the coding sequence ATGGCTCAGGCGATTACATTTACTAAAACCGGGGCTAAGGCGACCAAGCAGACTACTCTGCCGAAAGAGCTATTTGACCATGAGGTGAAGAGCTATACTTTGCTACGTCAAGCCTACGAAGCTTATGAGCACAATGGCCGCAGCAGTACTGCTCGGGTTAAGACTCGCGGTGAAGTTCGGGGTGGTGGCCGTAAACCATGGCGCCAGAAAGGTACTGGTAATGCGCGGGCTGGATCGATTCGTAGCCCTATCTGGCGTGGTGGTGGTATTACGTTCGGACCTACCGGTGAGGAGAACTACACCAAGAAACTCAATACTACCGCTAAACGTCGGGCTTTAACACAGGCTTTATCGCTTAAAGCCGCGGCTAAGTCGGTATATACCATCGAGACGATCGAGCTGAAGGAGAACAAGACAAAAGAGCTAGCCCAGCTGCTGGCCAAGCTAGATATGGGTCGTCGGATCATCGTTGTCGTCGAGAACAAGACACCGGAACTAACCCGTGCTGCAAATAACTTACCAGAAGTCTCTTTGATGCAGGCTAGTTATCTTAACGTAAAGACTGTGCTCGATGCCGACGGACTGTTATTTGTTGGTAAGGCTATGGAAGTTTTAGCTACACAGATGGAGAAGAAGTAA
- the rpsS gene encoding 30S ribosomal protein S19 codes for MSRSLKKGPYIDERLQRKIEAMDTGDRTIIKTWARASTITPEMVGKTIAVHNGKVHVPVFVSENMVGHKLGEFSPTRKFKRHGGKLAKGE; via the coding sequence ATGAGTCGTTCACTGAAAAAGGGACCATATATAGATGAGCGCTTGCAGCGCAAGATTGAGGCGATGGATACGGGCGACCGTACCATTATTAAGACTTGGGCGCGAGCCAGTACCATTACGCCAGAGATGGTCGGTAAGACTATAGCCGTGCACAACGGTAAGGTCCACGTGCCGGTCTTTGTCAGTGAGAACATGGTAGGTCACAAACTTGGTGAGTTCTCCCCTACGCGTAAATTTAAACGTCATGGCGGCAAACTCGCCAAGGGAGAGTAG
- the rpsQ gene encoding 30S ribosomal protein S17, protein MARTLIGTVVSNKMDKTVNVAVTRLRNHPLYRKQYKITKKFLAHDEANACNIGDVVELQETRPTSKRKRWSVSKIVEKGPNV, encoded by the coding sequence ATGGCACGCACACTAATCGGAACGGTAGTTTCAAACAAGATGGATAAGACCGTTAACGTCGCGGTGACGCGCCTGCGTAATCATCCTCTCTATCGTAAACAGTACAAGATAACCAAGAAGTTCCTCGCTCACGATGAGGCTAATGCTTGCAATATCGGTGATGTCGTCGAGCTACAGGAGACTAGACCGACTAGTAAGCGTAAGCGTTGGAGTGTCAGTAAGATTGTAGAAAAGGGCCCGAACGTATGA